The following are encoded in a window of Brevibacillus ruminantium genomic DNA:
- a CDS encoding sensor histidine kinase: MRRQRLASIQWQYVRYGLLLAVGAVTASFVSCYLLYVLVARNPAVTSWLSAYLDIDVPAFLEWKTLIPFLLLSILTAGLFGLIAGYVFGNLMKKRLHVLWEAAMNLGRGILSSRVPELGVDEIGELGWQLNRLAAQWEEQVASLQRLSNHNAALAEQLQHTAVTEERQRLARELHDAVSQQLFAIAMTTAAMKRLVEKNPQRAAQQIELVEEMAAAAQAEMRALLLHLRPATLQNKALKDAIEDLLDELTRKNSMEITWEIEDTSNLPSGIEDHLFRILQESLSNTLRHARANQIAVKLFTLKGQVRLRIVDDGVGFDPEGEKFTSYGLRSMRERVAELGGSFDIYSAIGKGTQIEVRIPIMLQTEREEGERT; this comes from the coding sequence ATGCGACGACAGCGATTGGCCAGTATCCAGTGGCAGTATGTTCGCTACGGCTTGCTGCTGGCTGTAGGAGCGGTTACCGCCTCTTTTGTTTCATGCTATCTCTTGTATGTCCTGGTTGCGCGAAATCCGGCAGTTACGAGCTGGCTTTCCGCTTATCTCGATATTGATGTTCCGGCTTTTTTGGAATGGAAGACGCTGATCCCCTTTCTGCTGCTTTCGATCCTGACGGCCGGGTTGTTTGGTTTGATTGCGGGCTATGTTTTTGGCAACCTGATGAAAAAGAGACTTCATGTGCTCTGGGAAGCCGCGATGAATCTGGGAAGAGGCATCCTGTCCTCACGGGTACCGGAGCTGGGCGTAGATGAAATTGGGGAACTGGGCTGGCAATTGAACCGCTTGGCTGCCCAGTGGGAAGAACAGGTAGCGTCGCTGCAGCGTCTTTCCAATCACAACGCAGCTTTGGCCGAGCAACTGCAACATACGGCTGTCACGGAAGAGAGGCAGCGTCTGGCGCGCGAGCTGCACGATGCGGTCAGTCAGCAGTTGTTTGCCATCGCCATGACGACGGCAGCGATGAAGCGGCTGGTGGAAAAAAATCCACAGCGAGCCGCCCAGCAGATTGAACTGGTGGAAGAGATGGCTGCGGCCGCTCAAGCCGAGATGAGGGCGCTTTTGCTCCATCTTCGTCCAGCCACTTTGCAAAATAAAGCGTTGAAGGATGCCATCGAGGATTTGCTTGATGAACTGACCCGCAAAAATTCGATGGAAATTACGTGGGAAATCGAAGATACAAGCAATCTGCCCAGCGGGATTGAGGACCATTTATTCCGCATTTTGCAAGAGTCGCTGTCCAATACGCTGCGGCACGCCCGGGCTAATCAGATCGCAGTCAAGCTGTTTACGCTGAAGGGCCAGGTGCGATTGCGGATTGTGGATGATGGCGTAGGCTTTGATCCGGAGGGAGAAAAGTTCACCTCCTACGGATTGCGCAGCATGCGGGAGCGGGTTGCGGAGCTTGGCGGCTCTTTTGATATCTATTCGGCAATCGGGAAAGGGACGCAGATCGAGGTGCGTATCCCGATCATGCTGCAGACGGAAAGGGAAGAGGGAGAGCGGACATGA
- the liaF gene encoding cell wall-active antibiotics response protein LiaF has protein sequence MKLSRLHKMTAGVLIILTGVGLFLDSLHIISFGLFDLWPMALVYFGVRMWGNQKKLRGGILAALGIIIALDMWLGIGPDDLFNIIIPLLFIYFGFRLIRGRSGKGERPGLEEEPPEWKGDPPASDFGMRYEEPDRLEQRDAEPEPEPEPEHRPYGDNRNRHWRKKNGYRPSFGSFRSKDRASSYGGGSILSPKESKSSLIGDFHLTSGRFELSQMHIWHGIGGVVIDLSRAMLMVDEAFLVVDGWVGDVTIYVPVDMPVAVTAEVSVGDLEVFGHRQGGITRSVMIRSEQYEQETPKINVQISLLVGDIKVKYI, from the coding sequence GTGAAATTGTCCCGCTTGCACAAAATGACGGCCGGTGTCCTGATCATTTTGACAGGGGTTGGCCTTTTTCTTGACAGCTTGCATATTATCTCATTTGGCCTGTTTGATTTGTGGCCGATGGCGCTTGTTTATTTTGGCGTACGGATGTGGGGGAATCAAAAGAAGCTTCGCGGAGGCATCCTGGCAGCGCTCGGGATCATTATCGCGCTGGACATGTGGCTCGGGATCGGGCCGGATGATTTGTTCAATATCATCATCCCGCTACTGTTCATCTACTTTGGCTTCCGTCTGATTCGCGGACGCTCCGGAAAAGGAGAAAGGCCGGGTTTGGAGGAGGAGCCACCGGAGTGGAAGGGCGATCCGCCGGCATCAGACTTCGGCATGCGCTACGAAGAGCCAGATCGTTTGGAGCAGAGGGATGCGGAGCCAGAACCAGAACCAGAGCCTGAACACCGCCCATACGGAGATAACCGTAATCGACATTGGCGAAAGAAAAACGGCTACCGCCCCTCGTTTGGTTCATTCCGTTCCAAGGATCGTGCTTCGTCCTATGGCGGAGGCAGCATCCTGTCGCCAAAAGAGTCCAAAAGCTCGTTAATTGGAGATTTTCATTTGACCTCCGGCCGCTTTGAACTAAGTCAGATGCATATTTGGCATGGGATTGGCGGAGTTGTGATCGATTTGTCCCGGGCTATGCTGATGGTAGATGAAGCGTTTCTTGTTGTCGACGGTTGGGTGGGGGACGTCACGATTTACGTCCCGGTAGACATGCCCGTCGCCGTAACTGCAGAGGTAAGTGTAGGGGATCTGGAGGTATTCGGGCACAGGCAGGGGGGCATCACTCGCAGCGTGATGATCCGCTCCGAACAGTACGAACAGGAAACACCGAAAATCAATGTACAGATTTCGCTGCTCGTCGGCGATATTAAAGTCAAGTACATCTAG
- a CDS encoding class I SAM-dependent methyltransferase — MADFMVFLRRFLSEPGRVGSIIPSSRFLCRQMLRNVEWNKTDVIIELGPGTGAFTKEILELKRDDATYVLVERDPQFRDMLVNRFDNLTIWDEALQLNEYRRNAGIEKADVIISGLPFANFPAELRAGILNEVQSALAPGGLFITFQYSLQLKAELQERFQRVEITFTPLNIPPAFIYTCRQGQ, encoded by the coding sequence TTGGCAGACTTTATGGTCTTTTTACGACGCTTTTTGTCAGAACCGGGACGCGTCGGCAGCATTATCCCCAGCTCCCGCTTCTTATGCAGACAGATGCTTCGCAATGTGGAATGGAATAAAACGGATGTTATTATAGAGTTAGGGCCTGGTACAGGCGCTTTTACAAAGGAAATTTTGGAACTGAAACGAGACGATGCGACGTATGTTCTGGTTGAACGGGACCCGCAGTTTCGTGACATGCTGGTCAATCGGTTTGACAACCTGACCATTTGGGATGAAGCTTTGCAGCTAAATGAGTATCGGCGAAATGCAGGAATTGAAAAGGCGGATGTGATTATCTCTGGTCTACCGTTTGCCAATTTTCCGGCTGAATTGCGCGCAGGTATCTTGAATGAAGTACAATCTGCCCTGGCTCCAGGGGGATTGTTTATTACGTTTCAATACTCCCTTCAATTGAAAGCTGAGCTGCAGGAGCGGTTCCAGCGGGTAGAGATCACATTTACGCCGTTGAATATACCGCCTGCGTTTATCTATACATGCCGTCAAGGACAGTAG
- a CDS encoding PspA/IM30 family protein, with amino-acid sequence MGIFKRLRDLTVASVNDVIDSMEDPVVMLNQYMRDMEVEIGQVEVSVARQVALEKKFRQQWEEAVTLAEKRDRQVKLALAEGEDFLARRALADKKQYEQRAQEYEALYLTASEAAQQMREKLTELKEEFYKMRAKRFTLMARAQVAKTQKQVNQAIVGIGNQSAGKGFHRMEEKVLRMEAEANLSGQWRQTQAGLEQSLESLENKDLDEELAQIKASLQAKKDERPAKKDEQPTKVQE; translated from the coding sequence ATGGGTATTTTTAAACGACTGCGTGACTTGACGGTGGCATCTGTAAATGACGTTATCGATTCGATGGAAGATCCGGTAGTGATGCTCAATCAATATATGCGAGACATGGAAGTAGAGATCGGGCAGGTAGAGGTATCTGTAGCCCGTCAGGTAGCTTTGGAGAAAAAATTCCGCCAACAATGGGAAGAGGCCGTGACGCTTGCTGAGAAGCGTGATCGTCAGGTGAAGCTGGCTTTGGCCGAAGGTGAAGATTTCCTGGCTCGCCGGGCCCTGGCGGACAAAAAACAGTATGAACAGCGTGCCCAAGAGTATGAAGCTCTGTATTTGACAGCATCGGAAGCTGCGCAGCAAATGCGCGAGAAGCTGACGGAGCTGAAAGAAGAATTCTATAAAATGAGAGCGAAGAGATTCACGCTCATGGCCCGTGCACAGGTAGCCAAAACACAAAAGCAAGTCAACCAGGCTATCGTCGGAATCGGGAATCAATCGGCCGGGAAAGGTTTCCACCGCATGGAGGAAAAAGTGCTGCGGATGGAGGCTGAAGCCAATTTGAGCGGTCAATGGCGCCAGACCCAGGCAGGCTTGGAGCAATCTCTCGAGTCCCTTGAAAACAAGGATCTGGACGAAGAATTGGCACAGATCAAAGCATCTCTGCAAGCAAAAAAAGATGAACGCCCAGCAAAAAAGGATGAACAGCCAACAAAAGTACAAGAGTAA
- a CDS encoding LiaF transmembrane domain-containing protein: protein MNERSGKVLLGLALLLTGGFVFLDLLGIHSGRFLGILIPGLIMLYGARKLMSGSGSRFWGLLVFLFGLLMLIGKLHLLFNVIIAVGVIYLGYRLIRRHDRSDDHMPTVWEKQWAERVLKEDALDNWEHRVTKKETF from the coding sequence ATGAACGAGCGGTCTGGCAAAGTGCTCCTTGGACTGGCATTGCTGCTGACTGGAGGATTTGTCTTTCTGGATCTTCTGGGGATTCACAGCGGTCGCTTCCTCGGAATACTCATCCCCGGGCTGATCATGTTATATGGAGCCCGCAAGCTAATGAGCGGTTCCGGTTCCCGCTTCTGGGGGTTACTGGTTTTCCTGTTCGGGCTGTTAATGCTGATCGGCAAGCTGCACCTGCTGTTCAATGTCATCATCGCTGTCGGGGTCATTTACCTGGGTTATCGCCTCATCCGCCGACATGACAGGTCGGACGACCACATGCCGACAGTCTGGGAGAAACAATGGGCAGAACGTGTATTAAAAGAAGATGCTTTGGATAACTGGGAGCACCGAGTAACCAAGAAAGAAACGTTTTGA
- a CDS encoding C40 family peptidase: MRKTVVAFMIAGLLAMGTVPAHAQEGTPLMNVVNDLYGVPYKSSGTTKKGFDCSGFTRYVFDALGIDLPHSSASQFTVGQPVNRKDLQPGDLVFFKTNGRSISHVGIYIGNDTFVHSESGRGVVNTKLSDPYYWSKRYVGAKRIAAPILQADESTTPPAKKAVQAASTPEAQPEQQEVAPAPQPQPTEAPAPTDAAAAPEQHGAQPEKAE; encoded by the coding sequence TTGCGCAAGACGGTAGTAGCTTTCATGATTGCCGGATTGCTTGCAATGGGTACCGTCCCGGCACATGCTCAGGAGGGAACCCCCCTGATGAATGTTGTCAACGACCTTTACGGTGTCCCTTACAAGTCTTCCGGAACCACGAAAAAAGGTTTTGACTGCTCCGGCTTTACACGCTATGTATTTGACGCGCTGGGTATAGATTTGCCACACAGCTCTGCTTCTCAATTTACGGTAGGCCAGCCAGTGAATCGAAAAGATCTGCAGCCAGGCGACCTCGTCTTTTTCAAGACGAACGGCAGAAGCATCTCCCATGTCGGCATCTATATCGGCAATGACACGTTTGTACACTCGGAGTCAGGCAGAGGTGTCGTCAACACCAAGTTGAGCGATCCTTACTACTGGAGCAAGCGTTATGTGGGTGCCAAGCGAATTGCCGCCCCAATCCTCCAGGCAGATGAGTCCACTACTCCGCCAGCGAAAAAAGCGGTACAAGCAGCGTCTACGCCAGAAGCCCAACCAGAGCAACAAGAAGTAGCACCAGCCCCGCAGCCACAACCAACAGAGGCGCCCGCGCCTACAGACGCTGCGGCAGCCCCCGAGCAGCATGGGGCTCAGCCAGAAAAGGCAGAATAA
- a CDS encoding response regulator transcription factor encodes MKDHILLVDDNLEIIELLEDILVSEGYEVTASESGEHALNLLKQGLKPNLILLDIMMPNMSGYELCSQIRRESDLPILFLSAKGKAVDKVVGFEIGADDYITKPFDTEELLARIRAHLRRYERIRKHTEEHSDKESANSAITVLRFKGLEIHKETYSVFVNEEKVDLSTKEFQLLTFLAENAGIVFTREQIYDRVWGYGYGSLNTVTVHIKNLREKLEIERQYIKTQWGTGYVFIGEKV; translated from the coding sequence GTGAAAGACCATATTTTGCTTGTCGACGACAATCTGGAGATTATCGAGCTTCTTGAAGATATTTTGGTCAGCGAAGGCTATGAGGTGACCGCCTCAGAAAGTGGCGAGCATGCTCTCAATCTGTTGAAGCAAGGCTTGAAGCCCAATCTGATCTTGCTGGATATCATGATGCCCAATATGAGCGGCTACGAGCTGTGCTCTCAGATACGCCGTGAATCCGACTTGCCCATCCTGTTCCTCAGTGCCAAAGGCAAAGCAGTCGACAAAGTGGTCGGCTTTGAGATCGGTGCCGACGATTACATTACCAAGCCGTTTGACACCGAAGAACTGCTGGCGCGGATTCGCGCCCATTTGAGACGATATGAGCGCATTCGCAAGCACACGGAGGAACATTCCGACAAAGAGAGCGCCAACTCCGCGATCACCGTTTTGCGGTTCAAGGGGCTGGAGATCCACAAGGAGACGTACTCCGTCTTTGTTAATGAAGAAAAAGTAGATCTGTCTACCAAAGAGTTTCAATTGCTCACTTTTTTGGCGGAGAATGCCGGCATTGTATTCACCCGAGAGCAAATCTATGACCGCGTCTGGGGCTACGGCTACGGTTCGCTGAATACAGTAACGGTACACATCAAGAATCTGCGCGAAAAGCTGGAGATTGAACGGCAGTATATCAAAACGCAATGGGGGACGGGCTACGTTTTTATCGGGGAGAAGGTGTAA
- a CDS encoding sensor histidine kinase: MSIRNKLFLSFFALIAMNIFLFKFVFEDIIVVQLKTDRHNQYRYEKETAEKVRFNLVLSSSILKDPMDRSELEKQLPEDLMYKMVIKDANGHSIYSKTSQAYNLKSRTPNKENSDFKTVAEYHFQHEPPRKGETIIYFYTDDSDIMATKGVSMMLWYIYGSIALVGLVLLAFFVRWILRPVNELSRVTQEIREGKRLVAFSYHSEDEFGRLFRYFSDMVDQLRFSEERQSEVISAIAHDFRTPLTTIKGYASYIASGRVSELERIQKQMNKIEQKTDDLEKLLDELQDFTQQSTELKLNVSLFNVRSFIKGIIEDYQVRIKEAGLSFHCKLRIAAELHIEADETKVRRVLENLLNNAIYYNKPNGSILLTVDQREGQVLFSVIDKGEGISPDDLSKIFTKFYRAEKSRNRNNGGTGLGLTICQSIVQRHGGTISVNSELGVGSSFSFTIPYSQPQFI; this comes from the coding sequence ATGAGCATTCGCAACAAGCTGTTCCTCTCGTTTTTCGCATTGATTGCGATGAACATCTTCCTATTCAAGTTCGTCTTTGAGGATATCATCGTCGTTCAGTTGAAAACAGACCGTCACAATCAATACCGCTACGAAAAGGAAACGGCTGAGAAGGTGCGCTTCAATCTGGTGCTCAGCTCCAGTATCTTAAAAGATCCCATGGACAGAAGCGAGTTGGAAAAGCAGCTGCCCGAGGACCTGATGTACAAAATGGTCATCAAGGATGCCAACGGACACTCCATCTACAGCAAGACCTCACAGGCTTATAACCTGAAAAGTCGCACACCCAACAAGGAAAACAGCGACTTTAAAACAGTGGCTGAGTACCACTTCCAGCATGAACCGCCCAGAAAAGGGGAAACCATCATCTACTTCTATACAGATGACTCCGACATTATGGCGACCAAAGGCGTCAGCATGATGCTCTGGTATATTTACGGAAGCATCGCCCTTGTCGGTCTGGTGCTGCTGGCCTTTTTTGTACGCTGGATTCTTCGGCCGGTCAATGAGCTGTCACGCGTCACCCAGGAGATTCGCGAGGGGAAACGCCTTGTTGCCTTCTCGTATCACTCCGAAGATGAGTTTGGCAGGCTGTTCCGCTACTTTTCGGACATGGTCGACCAGCTTCGCTTCTCCGAGGAGCGTCAATCTGAGGTGATTTCCGCGATCGCTCACGACTTTCGCACGCCGCTGACGACGATTAAAGGCTACGCCTCGTATATCGCGTCGGGACGGGTGAGCGAGCTGGAGCGCATCCAAAAACAGATGAACAAGATCGAACAAAAAACTGACGATCTGGAAAAGCTGCTGGATGAGCTGCAAGATTTTACCCAACAGAGCACCGAGCTGAAGCTCAATGTGTCGCTTTTCAATGTCAGAAGCTTCATCAAAGGCATTATTGAAGATTATCAGGTCAGAATTAAAGAGGCGGGGCTCAGCTTTCATTGCAAATTGCGTATTGCCGCCGAACTGCATATCGAAGCAGACGAAACCAAGGTCAGACGAGTGCTGGAGAATCTGCTAAACAACGCAATCTACTACAACAAGCCAAACGGTTCGATTCTGCTCACGGTAGACCAGCGGGAAGGACAAGTCCTGTTTTCCGTGATCGATAAAGGAGAGGGGATCTCGCCCGATGACCTGTCCAAGATTTTCACCAAGTTCTATCGGGCAGAAAAATCGCGCAACCGCAACAATGGCGGCACCGGGCTCGGCCTCACGATTTGTCAGAGCATCGTCCAACGGCATGGCGGCACGATCTCTGTCAACAGTGAACTGGGCGTGGGAAGCTCCTTTTCCTTCACGATCCCCTACTCCCAGCCGCAGTTTATTTAG
- a CDS encoding cytochrome P450 yields the protein MNITTIPGPKGLPITGNLLAFRRDPLQFLREASKEHGDVAHFRFGPSRHVYLISNPDMIKEILVTKQSHFRKAKGLQVARAVVGDGILTSEGKKHMRQRRLMQPAFHRDRIATYGDSMVQQARQLMEEWQDGTVRDVHEDMMKVTLAIITETMFGKGLKEGTDRIAHAIDVGLKYVSTKASSIIDIPLNVPTASNRQFLESAELLDKTIYAIIDERRKEGDQGKTDLLAMLLAARDEDDGEGMTDEQVRDEVMTIFVAGHETTANTMSWIWYLLATHPQAEQKLWAELDEVLAGRLPTVADIPRLKYVSMIINETLRLYPAAWTLNREVTEPVEIGGRTYNPGDTLMMSQYVMHRDDRYYENPDEFKPERFDGDLLKQIPTYAYFPFGGGPRVCIGNNFALMEAALLLATFAQEYRFRLADPGKPVEAEPLVTLRPKNGLMMKLEARSRS from the coding sequence GTGAATATAACGACGATACCCGGCCCCAAAGGGCTGCCGATCACGGGCAACCTGCTCGCGTTTCGCCGGGATCCGCTCCAGTTTTTGCGTGAGGCCTCAAAAGAGCACGGAGATGTAGCCCACTTCCGTTTTGGGCCTTCCCGCCATGTCTACCTGATCAGCAACCCGGACATGATCAAAGAAATTCTGGTGACCAAGCAGTCTCATTTTCGCAAGGCAAAAGGTCTGCAAGTCGCGCGGGCTGTCGTCGGCGACGGCATTTTGACCAGCGAAGGGAAAAAGCATATGCGGCAGCGCCGGCTGATGCAACCGGCTTTCCACCGCGATCGGATCGCCACCTATGGAGACAGCATGGTTCAGCAGGCCCGCCAGTTGATGGAAGAGTGGCAGGACGGGACCGTGCGCGATGTGCATGAAGACATGATGAAGGTAACGCTTGCGATTATTACGGAGACGATGTTCGGCAAAGGATTGAAGGAAGGGACGGATCGAATCGCCCATGCCATCGATGTCGGGCTGAAATACGTCTCGACAAAAGCCTCGTCGATCATTGATATTCCGCTCAATGTACCGACAGCCAGCAACCGGCAATTCCTTGAATCGGCCGAGTTGCTCGACAAGACCATTTACGCCATCATTGACGAGCGGCGAAAAGAAGGGGACCAGGGGAAAACTGACTTGCTGGCCATGCTGCTCGCTGCCCGTGACGAGGATGACGGAGAGGGCATGACCGATGAACAGGTAAGAGATGAAGTCATGACGATCTTTGTTGCTGGCCATGAGACGACAGCCAACACGATGTCCTGGATTTGGTATTTGCTGGCGACCCACCCCCAGGCAGAGCAAAAGCTTTGGGCCGAGCTGGATGAGGTGCTGGCAGGACGTTTGCCGACCGTCGCGGATATCCCGCGTCTGAAGTATGTAAGCATGATCATCAACGAAACACTTCGTCTCTACCCTGCTGCCTGGACACTGAACCGGGAGGTAACCGAGCCGGTAGAAATCGGCGGACGCACATACAATCCTGGTGATACTCTGATGATGAGTCAGTATGTGATGCACAGAGACGACCGCTATTACGAAAACCCGGATGAATTCAAGCCGGAGCGTTTTGACGGCGATCTTTTAAAACAGATTCCGACTTATGCCTACTTCCCGTTTGGCGGTGGGCCGCGCGTCTGTATCGGAAATAACTTCGCTCTGATGGAAGCTGCATTGCTGCTCGCCACTTTTGCGCAGGAATATCGCTTTCGGTTAGCCGACCCGGGCAAGCCTGTCGAGGCAGAGCCGCTGGTTACGCTGCGTCCCAAGAACGGTCTGATGATGAAGCTGGAGGCCCGCTCCCGCTCCTAG
- a CDS encoding biotin transporter BioY, translating into MRNERLRWLMLSAIFAAFTAVFSQITIPLPLIPITGQTLAVGLTATILGSRWGTVSILIYILLGAVGLPVFSGAVGGPQVLVGKTGGYIFGFIFAAFITGLILEKIRFNFRWAFVANIVGMFVTLAFGTAQLKYVMDIPWDKAIAFGTTPFLVVGAIKAALAAWIGIKVRERLISAQLMQQRSIVLK; encoded by the coding sequence ATGAGAAACGAACGTTTGAGGTGGCTCATGCTTTCTGCCATTTTCGCCGCCTTCACAGCTGTCTTTTCACAAATCACGATTCCCCTGCCGTTGATTCCGATTACAGGACAGACGCTGGCAGTAGGTCTGACGGCGACGATTCTGGGAAGCCGGTGGGGAACGGTATCGATCCTGATCTACATCTTGCTTGGGGCTGTCGGGCTTCCTGTATTCTCCGGGGCCGTTGGCGGACCGCAGGTGTTGGTCGGCAAGACAGGCGGTTACATCTTCGGTTTCATTTTTGCAGCCTTCATTACGGGACTCATTCTGGAAAAAATACGTTTTAATTTCCGCTGGGCTTTCGTGGCTAATATCGTCGGCATGTTTGTCACCCTTGCATTTGGGACCGCCCAGCTCAAGTACGTGATGGATATTCCTTGGGACAAGGCCATCGCTTTTGGCACGACGCCATTTCTGGTGGTTGGCGCGATCAAAGCGGCCTTGGCAGCCTGGATTGGGATCAAGGTTCGCGAGCGTCTGATCTCTGCCCAGCTGATGCAACAGCGCAGCATCGTTTTGAAATGA
- a CDS encoding aminopeptidase: MSSFETMLDRYASLAVKIGVNLQPGQTLFITASLTSADLVRKIARKAYEAGAKEVHMEWRDDELTRMKYDLAPDEAFEEYPLWKANGMETMAENGAAFLTILDSDPNLLKGVPSARLSAAKKSAGKALFKFRSYMMSNQVSWSVISASSPAWAAMVFPELPEEERVDALWHAIFRATRADQEDPVQAWSEHQKQLSEKVDYLNQKQYHSLHYQAPGTDLTIELPERHIWIGGGDKNAKGVPFMANMPTEEVFTAPLKTGVSGVVRSTKPLSYNGNLIENFSLTFEQGRIIDFSAEEGYEVLKHLIEMDEGSHYLGEVALVPHQSPISQSNMIFFETLFDENASNHLAIGNAYPVSVEGGSSLSPEEMEKRGLNTSLTHVDFMIGSGEMNIDGITADGTREPLFRSGNWAF; the protein is encoded by the coding sequence ATGTCTTCGTTTGAAACCATGCTGGATCGCTACGCATCGCTGGCAGTGAAAATAGGCGTGAACTTGCAACCGGGGCAGACTCTGTTCATCACCGCTTCTCTCACCTCTGCCGATTTGGTTCGCAAAATAGCCAGAAAGGCATACGAAGCAGGAGCGAAAGAAGTACATATGGAATGGCGAGACGATGAACTCACCCGGATGAAATACGATCTCGCTCCGGATGAAGCCTTTGAAGAATACCCGCTTTGGAAGGCAAACGGGATGGAGACGATGGCAGAGAACGGCGCAGCTTTTCTCACCATTCTCGATTCTGACCCCAATCTGCTGAAGGGCGTCCCTTCCGCTCGGCTGTCAGCAGCGAAAAAATCGGCGGGCAAAGCCTTGTTCAAATTCCGCTCTTACATGATGAGCAACCAGGTAAGCTGGTCCGTGATTTCAGCTTCGTCCCCGGCCTGGGCTGCAATGGTATTTCCCGAGCTGCCCGAAGAGGAGCGCGTCGATGCTCTCTGGCATGCCATCTTCCGCGCTACCCGCGCCGACCAGGAAGATCCTGTACAAGCGTGGAGCGAACATCAAAAGCAGTTGAGCGAAAAGGTGGACTACCTGAATCAAAAGCAGTATCATTCCCTGCACTACCAGGCTCCAGGCACAGACCTGACGATCGAGCTGCCTGAACGTCACATCTGGATTGGCGGTGGCGACAAGAATGCCAAAGGGGTTCCGTTCATGGCCAATATGCCGACAGAGGAGGTCTTTACAGCTCCGCTGAAAACAGGGGTATCCGGTGTGGTGCGCAGTACCAAGCCGCTTAGCTACAACGGCAATCTGATCGAGAACTTTTCCCTGACCTTTGAACAGGGGCGGATTATTGATTTTTCCGCCGAAGAGGGCTATGAAGTACTCAAGCATTTGATCGAGATGGATGAAGGCTCTCATTACCTCGGAGAAGTAGCCTTGGTTCCGCATCAATCTCCGATTTCCCAGTCCAATATGATTTTCTTTGAAACGCTTTTCGACGAAAATGCCTCCAATCATCTGGCAATCGGCAATGCCTACCCCGTCAGTGTCGAGGGCGGAAGCAGCCTTTCCCCGGAAGAGATGGAGAAACGCGGCCTGAACACGAGTCTGACCCATGTAGATTTCATGATCGGATCAGGTGAAATGAACATCGACGGAATTACTGCAGACGGCACCAGAGAACCTCTGTTCCGGAGCGGTAACTGGGCATTTTAA
- the yhfH gene encoding protein YhfH — protein MTPITTFFRNLESKCCAACGQVMTEQAESYMNECFSCQDKATQDAYLYYHTKRS, from the coding sequence ATGACACCAATCACGACGTTCTTTCGCAATCTGGAATCCAAATGCTGTGCTGCTTGCGGGCAAGTTATGACGGAGCAAGCCGAGTCTTACATGAACGAGTGCTTCTCCTGCCAGGATAAAGCCACACAAGACGCTTATCTGTACTACCACACAAAACGGTCATGA